The DNA window GGTGAATCAGCACGATGGCCGTAGTGCCCAGCAGGCGCTGGGAAATCACCAGGGAGCGGATGGCATCATCGCTGACCACACCGCCCGCATTGCGAATGATGTGCGCGTCCCCTTCACTGATGCCGAGGATCTTGTGCACATCCAGGCGCGCATCCATGCAGGCCACCACCGCCAGGCCGCACGCCGGAGGCAGCGGCAGGTCGCCCTTGTCAAAGCCGTCGGCGTAGCGGGAATTGTTCTCCAGAAGTTGATCGATCACTGACATTTGGTGTTCCTCTTTCCTAACGGGACCTCGAAGCAGGCGAGTCCGATTCTAGCACGAACCGACAGCGCCCCCGAAGCCCCGCCCAGCGATGTCGGGCGCAGTTCCCGGGTTCCAGCGATTGACCCGTGTCAGCTTGTCGTCGCGCCCCCGCCGGCGTGCCCGCTACCATGTCTGCAAAGATCCACGGAGCCACGCCGAATTGTAGCCAACGGCGGTCTGCTGGCAGAGCCAACCGTGGTATCAACCCGATCTCATGAATTTCCAATGGAGGAGGATGCGGATTCACACGGGAATTACGCGCAAGAAGGCGCGTTGGTTTCCTGCAACCAACCCTTCCAAACCGGCGTCCAGAGTGGCCAATTGCCCCTCTCGTTGCATGGCGGCAGCCAGCAATAGGGCATCGGATATCTGCCGATATCCCTGAAGGCGCACCCCAATGGACTCCGGCAAGTGCACGATGGACCTGTCCAGCGGCCAGAACATATGGACACCCAATTGTGTGAGTTTCTCCAACACCGCGATGGCATCAAGGGGGGTAACGG is part of the Acidobacteriota bacterium genome and encodes:
- a CDS encoding carbonic anhydrase; the protein is MSVIDQLLENNSRYADGFDKGDLPLPPACGLAVVACMDARLDVHKILGISEGDAHIIRNAGGVVSDDAIRSLVISQRLLGTTAIVLIHHTDCGMLTFRDDDVKDAIEADTGLRPSFSLEAFGNLEQDVRQSISRIHANPFIPNKDQVRGFVYDCSTGRLNEVAPD